The DNA segment TTGGTTAAGAAGCTGGAAGAGCTGGGTATAGGCAGGCCTTCTACTTATGCGCCAACCATCTCTACCATCCAGAACCGCGGATATGTGGTTAAGGAAGACCGTGATGGCCGCCAGCGTAGCTTTGCAGCCATAGAACTGAGCAATGGTTCGGTAACCAAAAAGACAAAAACAGAAATTACGGGTGCTGAAAAAGGCAAGCTCTTCCCTACGGACATTGGCGAGGTGGTGAACGATTTCCTTGTAGAACATTTTAAAGGTATTGTTGATTTTAACTTTACAGCGAATGTAGAGAAGGAGTTTGACGAGATTGCGCAGGGCCTGCAGGAATGGACAAAAATGCTCCACTCCTTTTATACGCCCTTTCACCTGGAAGTAGAAAATACGCTGGAAACGGCCGACAGGGCCAATGGAGAGCGCTTGCTGGGACTGGACCCGGCAACTGGTAAAAATGTTTACACCAAGGTTGGCCGCTTTGGCCCGCTGGTACAGATCGGTGAAAATGACGATGAAGAAAAACCACGTTATGCCAGTTTGTCCAAATCGCAATCGGTAGGTACAGTTACACTGGAAGAGGCTTTAGAGCAGTTTAAACTTCCTTTTTCTTTAGAAGATTATCAGGGTAAAGAAGTTTCTGTTGGAGTTGGCCGTTTTGGGCCTTATGTGAAATGGGGCGATGCCTTTATTTCTGTACCAAAGAACGAAGACCCATTGTCGATAGACCAGGCGCGTGCCATAGAGATCATTGGCGAGAAAATTACGGCCGATGCACCGGTGGCACATTACCAGGGCATGCCGGTTACCAAGGGTACAGGCAGGTTTGGGCCTTTTATCAAATGGAACGACCTGTTTATCAATGTGCCAAAGGCCTATAATTTCGACAGGCTTTCGCAGCAGGATATTGAGGAGCTGATCGGTAAAAAGATCGAAAAAGAGGCCAACAGGTTTATCCAGCAATGGCCTGCCGAAAAGATCGCGATCGAAAATGGCAGATGGGGACCCTTTATCCGTTTTGGCAAGGAAATGCTGAAATTGCGTAAAAACCCGGCCACGAATGATAAGTATACCCCTGAGGAACTGGCATCAATTGCTTTGGATGAAGTGAAGAAGCTGATTGTAGAGCAGGTGCCAAATGCATTTGAACCTAAAAAGAAAGCCGCTGCAAAAAAAACGGGAGCTGCGAAGAAAGCACCTGCAAAAAAGAAAGCAGTAGCAAAGAAGTAAGCCTGGGCACACAAGACGCATAACCTATGAAGAAAGATCTTCCTGAAAATATAGTTGAAGATGTGGCGATGGCCGTAGTGCTGATCGGTGAAACACCAGAAGTGAAAAACTGGACAGTATATATTGTAAACCTGAAGGATGTGGCACTGGATAATGTGCTGATCAGCTCTAAAGGTTATGGCGAAAAAGATGGTAAAATGGTAAAAACCTCCGTTTTGCGCCATTTTATTGGCGACCTGAAAGCCAAATCTTTTTCTGGCGTAGAAGCCATAGACCCTGAGGTTTTTGGCCTTACCAACGAATACTGGCTCAGCTATTACATAGATGGCGTGATTTACGATAAGAAATTCATCTTCCTTCCGGAAAGTATTGTAGATGAAAACCTGATCCACGTTCCCCTGGTCAACATGCCAGGTGTAATGATCAAATAAAGGTCTGTTGATAACAATTGTGCTTTAAAGCCAAACCTTTTTGTTATTTTTCCTACACATCTTATTGTTAAACATTCGTGCATGAAGAAGAATAAAAAATACTTCCTTATTGGCGCTGTTGCGCTTGTACTGCTTGGTATAGGTTCTGTTTTCTTTTTTAAAAAGGAAAGACCCAAAGATTATAACCAGCAATATTCCAAATACATAGAAGCCTATACTTCGGGTACAGTCTCTAAAAAGAGCTTCATCAGGGTACACCTGGCCAACCAGGTGAAAACCATGGCTGATATTGGTGTGGCAGATAGCCGGGAGCTGTTCAGCTTTTCTCCGGGCATTAAGGGTAAAACTTACTGGATTGATGCGCAGACCCTGGAATTCAGGCCTGAGGAGAGCCTTAAGCCGGGTGAAACTTATGAAGCTACCTTTAAACTGGAAAAGCTGATGGATACCGAAAAAGGCCTTGAAGAATTTGAATTTGATTTCAGGGTAATCAAGCCGGGCATGAACCTGGTACAGAACGGACTGGTGTCGCAGAACAATACTTCGCTGGACTACATGAAGCTGAGCGGTGAGATCAGTACTTCCGATCAGGAAGATACCAAGCTGATTGAAAAGGCTTTGTCGGTCGAATTTACACCATCACTTAAAGTAAAATGGCAGCATAACCCGGCAAAAAACACTTCCGTATTTACGGTAGACAGCATTAAAAAGACCGGTGCTGAAAATAAGCTGGTATTGAAATGGTCGGGCAGCCCTATTGGTGCCGAAAGCAAGGGGGAAGAAACGGTTTTAGTGCCTGCTAATGGAGTGTTTAAGGTATTGGACATCCGGGCGGTGCAGGACCTGGAAGACTTTGCACTGGTACAGTTTTCGGAGCCTGTAGGTGTGGGCCAGGACCTGAACGGACTGATCTCGCTGGCCGGACAGTCGGACCTCCGATTCACGATAGATGGCAGCCAGGTTAAGATCTATTCTCCTACTACGCTGGAGGGCAACTTTTCTGTTGCCGTTAATGAAGGTGTAGAGAACATCAACGGTAAAAAATTACAGGCCGGCAAAACAGCAAACATCGTATTTGAAAACAAGCTGCCTTCGGTAGTGATTGCGGGCAGTGGCACCATTATCCCGAATTCGGGAAAGCTGGTATTGCCTTTTGAAGCGGTAAACCTGAAAGCTGTGGATGTGACAGTGATCAAGATCTATGAGAACAATATCCCGCAGTTTTTTCAGACCAATAATTATAAAGATGGCGGCGAGCTGCGCCGTGTGGGTAAACCGGTGGTGCAGAAAACCATACGGCTGGATGAAGATAAAGCGCTTGACCTGCATAAAAAACATCGTTTTACCTTAGACCTGGATAAGGTCATCCGTACAGAACCAGGTGCCATGTACCGCATTACCATTGGTTTCAGGCAGGCCTACAATGTGTATAAATGTGCAGAGGCCGAAGCTGGGGCTGCTGATGGGGATTATGAGCGCTATGGCGAGAAAATTGATGAGGATGATGAGTTCTGGGAGCGCTATAACAGCTATTATCCGAACAATTACCGCTGGGAAGACCGCGATAACCCTTGCACCCCATCCTATTATACCAATGAACGCTGGGCAAGCCGGAATTTAATGGCCTCGAACATTGGCCTGATAGCGAAACGTGGAAATGACAACAGCATGCTGATCATAGCGACTGACCTGCTGACGGCCAAAACTTTGAGCGGGGTAACCCTGGAACTGCTGGATTACCAGCGCCAGCTGATCCACACCGTAAAAACGGATGGGGACGGTATGGCTTCGTTTGACCTGAAAAGAAAGCCCTTTTTACTGGTGGCCAAAAATGGTGATGAGCGGGGTTACCTGAAGCTGGATGATGGAAATTCGCTGCCACTGAGCAGGTTTGATGTAGGTGGTGATGTGGTGCAGAACGGTCTTAAAGGCTTTATTTATGGTGAACGCGGGGTTTGGCGTCCCGGAGATTCTGTATTCCTGTCCTTTGTACTGGAAGACAAGCTCAAAAAGCTGCCGGGTGGCTATCCGGTTACTTTTGAACTGTATAACCCTCAGGGACAGCTGATCAAAAGGATGATCAATGGCAAGCCTTTAAACGGGTTTTATGCATTCAGGACGGCTACAGAAAGCACGGCACCCACAGGAAACTGGCTGGCCAAAGTGAAGGCCGGTGGTGCGACCTTTTCTAAAACCATTAAGATTGAAACGGTAATGCCAAACCGTCTGAAGATCAGTTTCGACATTGGCAACCGTACCTATCTGGGTTCTGGCGGGCCTTCTACCGCTACCCTTTCGGCCAACTGGCTGTTTGGTGCGCCGGGCAAGCACCTGAAAGCCAAGGTGGATGTGAACCTGAATACCATGCAGACTACCTTTAAGGGCTTTGAAGCCTATACTTTTGACAACCCGACGGTTGTGTTCCAGTCGCAGGTCAAAACCATATTTGAAGGTACCTTAAGCGAAACCGGAACAGCTACGGTAAATACCAATTTAAACGAGAACAATACAGCTCCGGGTATGCTGAAGGCCAATTTTACCACCAAGGTATTTGAGGCAGGCGGTAATTTCAGTATCGACAATTTCAGCATCCCCTATCATGTATACAGCAATTATTATGGCATCAAAACGCCTGAGGGCGATAAAATGAGTGGCATGCTGCTGACCGGCCAGGATCATAAGATTGACATTGTGAATGTAGACCGGAACGGGAAACTGGTACAGGGCGGTAAAACGGTAGACGTAGAATTGTATAAAGTGCAATGGCGCTGGTGGTGGGAACAGGACAACGAGAACTCCTTCGCCAATTTTACCCAGAATTCTTATAACAAACTGGTCAAAAAGGAAAACATTACACTGCAGGACGGTAAAGGCAGCTGGAAAATCAGGATCGATGAACCGGAATGGGGCCGTTACCTGGTGCTGGTACGGGATGTAAATGGCGGACATGTTACAGGTAAATCGGTGTATATCGACTGGCCGGGCTGGGCCCAGCGCGAACAGGGCAACAACCCTACCGAGGCTTCCATGCTTTCTTTTACGGCCAATAAAACGAAGTTTAATGTAGGCGAAGAAGTGGTGCTGACCATCCCTTCGGGTGCCGGTGGCAGGGCCCTGATCTCGATAGAAAACGGTAGCAAGGTATTAAAGACTTTCTGGACGGATACCAAAGCCGGGCAAACGCAGTTTAAGTTTAAAGCCGAAAAGGAAATGGCACCTAATGTATTTGCCAATGTAACGCTGTTACAGCCGCATGCACAAACGGTAAACGATTTGCCGATCAGGATGTACGGGGCCATTCCCCTGCTGGTGGAAGACCCGCAGACCATACTGAAACCGGTAATCAGGATGGCCGATAAAATAAGACCCGAAACCGAAAGCAGCATTACAGTAAGCGAGCAGAATGGCAAGGCCATGACCTATACCATTGCCATTGTAGATGAAGGTTTGCTTGACCTGACCAGGTTTAAAACGCCGGATCCGCATGGCGTATTTTATGCCCGTGAAGGCCTGGGTGTAAAAACATGGGACCTGTTTGACTATGTTTTGGGTGCCTGGGGTGGCAATCTGGAACGCATCCTGAGTATTGGCGGGGATGGCAGCATCAATAAAAACCTGAACCCGGCCAAGGCCAACAGGTTTGTGCCGGTAGTAAAATACATGGGGCCTTTTGCTTTGGGCAAAGGCGCTTCGCAAACGCATAAATTTAAACTGCCACAATACATTGGCGCAGTAAGGGCCATGGTAGTTGCCGGCCAGGATGGTGCCTATGGCAAGGCCGAAAAAAGTGTGCAGGTGAAAAAGCCGCTCATGCTGCTGGCTACAGTACCAAGAGTGATAGGCCCTGGCGAAAGCTTTACGCTTCCGGCCACGGTATTTGCAACTGAAGCCAACCTTAAAAAGGTAACCCTGCAACTGCAGCCCCAGAATTTGCAGGTACAGGGGCTAAGGACCATAGAGATGAGCTTTAAGCAACCGGGCGAACAAATGGCCTATTTTGAGGTGAAGGCCCCGGAAATGACCGGCATCGCTAAAATACGGCTGGTAGCTCAGAGCGTTACGCCAAATGGTACAGAAAAAACCGCTTATGATGTAGAGCTGGATATCCGTAACCCTAACCCTTTTGTTACCAATGTGCTGTCGGCCGTAATAGAACCCGGCCGCAACTGGGGTACCCAATATGTACCTATAGGTATGGCAGGTACCAATTCGGGCAGTGTGGAAGTATCTTCCATCCCTCCCATCAATCTTAAAAAACGATTAAGCTATCTGATGCAATATCCGCATGGCTGTGTAGAGCAAACCACTTCCGGAGTATTTCCGCAGTTGTTTTTGAGTAAACTGAGCCCGTTAACGGAACAGCAGAAAGCCGGTACCGACAGGAACCTGAAGGCTGGTATTGCAAGGTTGCGCAGCTTTCAGACTACTGAAGGGGGACTGGGCTACTGGCCTGGTGCCAGCACTGCCGACGAATGGGGCAGCAATTATGCAGGGCATTTCCTGGTAGAAGCGCAAAATGCAGGTTATACCACACCTGTGGGGATGCTGGATGAGCTGTTGCGCTATTTGAAAACAAAGGCCGCCAACTGGTCGCCCAACAGTACCAATTTTTATGGAGGTGACCTTTCACAGTCCTATCGTTTATATGTACTGGCTTTGGCCAAAAGGCCGGATATGGCTGCCATGAACCGCTTAAGGGCCTTTCAATATTTGTCGGTAAGCGCCAAATGGCGTTTGGCAGCAGCTTATAAGCTTGCAGGTCAGTCGGATGCAGCAAATAACCTGATCAAAGGATTAGCGATAGAAGTTAAGCCTTACAACCAGCTTGGTGGTACCTACGGATCGGACATCAGGGATGAGGCCATGATCCTGGAGACCCTGACCTTACTGGGCCGCAAGGCTGAAGCAGGACGGCTGGTACAGTCGCTAGCCGTAAAAATGGGTAAAGACGACTGGTACAGCACGCAGACCACGGCATACAGTCTGCTGGCCATTGCTAAATTTTGCGGGGCAAATTCGGCAGCTAATAACCTGCAGTTCAGCTATACCATTGATGGTAAAAAGGGCAATGTAAATTCAAACCAGTTCCTGAACAGTACGGCGCTGAGTTTTAAAGGCGGCAATGGCGTAAGCATCAGCAATTCGGGCAGCAGGGTACTGTTTGTGCGCCTGGTACTGGAAGGACAGCCGGCAGCGGGGCAAAATGATTTTCTGCCCAACAATCCGGATATGCTGGACATGAGCGTGAGCTATAAGCTGTTAAATGGTAAAGCGCTGGACCCTTCCGTATTGAAACAGGGAACTGATTTTTATGCAGAAGTGGTGGTTAAGAACCCGGGTAAAATGGGTTATTACGAACAGATGGCACTGACACAGATCTTCCCTTCGGGCTGGGAGATCATCAATACCAGGGTTAACGACAACGAAAGTATCCTTGCAGCCTCTCCTTATACGTACAGGGACATCAGGGACGACCGGGTATTTACCTATTTTAACCTGAGGGAAAATGAGGCTGTAACCTATAAGGTGCTGTTAAATGCGTCTTATATAGGCCGCTATTATTTATCGGCCGTACAATGTGAGGCCATGTACAACAACAGCATCAGCGCAACTGAGGCAGGCAAATGGGTGCAGGTGATTAAATAAGGACTATAATCTTGGCCATACATTGATTAAGAGGTATTTGATAAAGCCAGCTGATAATTTTAAGAAGGTAACAATTTTTTCCATGACGATTGATTTATTAGAGATCAATTGTTGCGGGAAATTGTTACCTGTGTGTTTTGAAAAAATGGAATGTTATTAAAGGAACAAAAAACCATCCTTTTTACAGATGTATGCTGCCTGGCACTGCTGCTGGTATTTCTGTTGTCGCTGCCTTCAAAGCTGTTCCGGTCGCCCAGCTCCTATGTGCTGGAAGCTTCGAACGGGGAATTGCTGAGTGCAGCTATTGCCAGGGACGGACAATGGCGTTTTCCGGTAGCGGATAGTGTTCCGGAGAAGTTTGCACAATGTATTGTCGCTTTTGAGGACAAGCGTTTTTATCAGCATCCGGGGATCGATATTTTAGCGATGGGCAGGGCCATGCGCCAGAATTTTAAGGCCCGTACTGTGGTAAGTGGAGGCAGTACGCTGACTATGCAGGTGATCCGCCTGTCGCGGCGGGAAAGCCGTACCATAGGCCAGAAGCTGATTGAAATGGTGCTGGCCCTGAGACTGGAACTGGGACATTCTAAAAATGACATTTTAAAACTATATGCGGCCAATGCACCCTTTGGGAGCAATGTTGTAGGGCTGGAAGCGGCTTCATGGCGTTACTTTGGGCGTGGGCCGGAGGCTTTGTCATGGGGTGAAATGGCTACGCTGGCCGTATTGCCAAACAGCCCCGCGCTGGTCCATCCCGGTAAAAATTCGGCCAGGCTCATCAAAAAACGGAACGATCTGCTGGATAAGCTGGCTGTATTGGGGACCATAGACCAGGCTACGGCCAATTTATCCAAGCTGGAGCCTATTCCTGGTAAGCCACAGGCCCTGCCGCAATATGCCCCTCACCTGCTGAACCGCTTTAAAAGCGAGCAGGCATCCTTAAAAAATAAAGGAACAAGGATCAGCTCTACGCTGGATTACGATTTGCAGCTGAAGTTAAACGCCCTGCTTAAGCGCTACAACAACCGTTACCGGGCCAACGACATCAATAACATTGCTGCCCTGGTGCTGGATGTGAAAAAAGGTACCGTACTGAGTTATGTGGGGAATATCTATCAGCCTGAAAATAAGGAACTGGAAAGCCATGTGGACATGATCAGGGCGGCAAGGAGTCCGGGTAGCACCTTAAAACCCCTGCTGTATGCCAGTATGCTGAACGATGGGTTCATTTTACCGCGTACCCTGATACCGGATGTTCCCACCCAGATTGGGGGCTATTCGCCCCAGAATTACGATTTGGGTTATGACGGAGCTATTCCGGCCGACAGGGCCCTGAGCCGTTCCTTAAATATCCCTGCGGTGAAAATGCTGCAGACCTATAAATACCAGCGTTTTTACGATAAGCTGAAAAAACTGGGTTTCAGTACCTTGAACCGGCCGGCCGACCATTATGGCCTTTCGCTGATCCTGGGGGGCAGTGAGGTAACGATGTGGGACCTGGCCAGGACATATATGGGCATGGCCCGTACCTTAAATCATTTTAACGATTATAAAGGCCGGTATAACCCCCATGATTACGATGAACCGCTTTATATAAATGCCAGGCGGGATACGCGGTATGATGGTGATGAAACGCAGGTAAACTCGGTGTTCGACCATGGTTCGGTCTGGAATGCCTTTAATGCCATGGAAGAACTGATGCGCCCTGGTGAAGAAGGTTTGTGGGAACAGTTTTCGTCTTCGCAGCGGCTGGCCTGGAAAACCGGGACAAGTTTTGGTTTCAGGGATGCCTGGGCGGTTGGGCTAAACCCGGATTATGTGGTGTGTGTATGGGTGGGCAATGCCGATGGTGAAGGCCGCCCGGGCCTTACAGGGATTGATGCGGCAGCACCGGTACTGTTTGATATTTTTAAGCAGCTGCCGGCAGGAAAATGGTTCCGGACACCTAAAAACAAATTAAAAAAGATGCGTGTATGCCGGCAAAGCGGTTATAAGGCCGGCGAATATTGTGGGGATGTACTGGAAGAACTGGTTTCCCCGGCGGGAGAAAAAACAGTGCTTTGCCCCTACCATAAGCTGGTACACCTGGACAGGACAGGTACCTACAGGGTAACAGATGCCTGTGAAGCACCTGCTGAGATGCAACACAGGGCCTGGTTTATATTGCCACCGGCAATGGAATACTATTATAAGATCAAGAACAGCGATTATAAAGTGCTGCCCCCCTTTAAGCCGGGTTGCGGGGATGTGGGCAGCAATTATGTGATGGAGATGATCTATCCGAAGAACAATGCCAGCATTTATGTGCCACTGGAGCTGGATGGGAGCCGCGGTAAAGTGGTGCTGAATGCGACCCACCGGGATGCGGACATAAAGATTTACTGGCATATAGACGGAGCATATGTGGCCACTACAAAAAACTATCACCAGCTGGCGGTGAGTCCGGCGCCCGGAAAACATACCCTGACCCTGGTAGATGAAAACGGGGAAAGGCTGGTGCAGACTTTTACCATTCTGGATAAGGAGAAAAACTAAGCTTCCGGTATGGGCTGATTGTGCAGCAGTGTGCGTTCCACGGCACCCATGGTGATGAGGTACTGGGCAATCATATAGCTGGCCATGATCCATACTCCGGAATGGCTGATGGGGCTTACAAATTTGTTATACGCTAAAATACCATCAGAAAACACGAAAAACAGCGCGCCGAAAAGGATGAGCTTAAAGCTGCTGCTGTTTACCCGCTGGTTGCGGAAACAGGCCATCATCATCATCATGCTGATGACCAGGATATAGACCATGACCGGGAGTTTCATGATGCCGAGCTGCGGCCTGAGGTAAAAATAAAAGCTGATGGCCAGTATTGCGCAGCAAAAAATAGCTATCCTTGCCCCTTTTTTGTCCAGTTCGGGGGCAGATTTAAAATCGAGATAAAAAGCACGGATATAAAAGAGGTGACAGAGCAGAAATGCGGCCAGTCCCCATATAAAAAATTTTTCATTGCCTGCCGCATACATCAGCAATACATCGCCTGCCAGGGCAAAAACCAAGCCGGTAAATATCCGTTTGTGAAAGCGGCCCTTTAAGCGGGTGCTGACACTGAGCATGATGAGCAGGGAGATGACAATAAGGGGTTTGCTGAAAGCGGCAAGTGCAGTTGCGCTGTTCCATACTGACAGGAGCTGCAGGATAAAGACAACAACAAACAGGAGATGAAACCAGGGTTGTTTTTTTAGCATTGTGACCTCTTCTTTTGTGATTTTGGTCAAAGCTATAAAAACTATAACTAAAAACAGCAGTTACAACCAGGTTATAACTGCTGTTTGATATAGATGGATACTATAGAAATCTGTTGTTAAAAAGCTTAATAGCTTTTTTCTGTACGGTTGTTGCGTCTGAAGCCACCACCTGCAGCACCACCAGTATTTGGTTTTTCCTGTGCTTCAGCAACTTTGATGCGGTTACCGTTGTAATCGCCGCCGTTCATGCGTTTGATTGCTTCTTTTGCCTCTTCTTCAACAGGCATTTCCACAAAACCAAAACCACGACTTTGACCAGTCTCACGATCTTTGATTATCCTAAGTGATTTTACTTGACCGAAATCACCAAATACGGCTGTTAATTCATCTTCCCCTACTTCTAAAGGAAGGCCTGTAATAAATATCTTCATTAATGTTTAAAAATTTGTACAAAAATAAGCATTTTTTCGCTTAAAATTCAATGTAAGTGTCAGTTATAAGTATAATTGTTGCGGTATCAACAATTAATTACAGATTTTGTTTGGCTGGTTTGGTACTGGGATGAGAAATTATTTTAAGTAAATATCAGGGTGTTAAAAAAATGTGGCAGGCATTTTGGGTGTCATTGTGTAAAAGTTTGTATTTTTAGGCTATTAACACGAGGCAGATTTGAATTTAATTATAAGAAAATTGTAAATTTTATTTTAAAAAGTAATATATTGAAACTTGGTTGACTTCAAGTTTTGTTTTCTGTGTTTATGATCTTAGCTTTGGGAAGTTTTACAAATTGACAAAATTGTTAATTTAGTCAGATAAAAAATGATGGGGTATTTATTAAATACAGGACAGATAATTCCTCATGTTACATAACAAAACAATATCAACTAAAAAGTTCTGTGATCTAAACATACAAGTACCAGCATGCGCAAAAAATTATACGATAGGATAGCAGCTTTTAAAGACGCTAACGCAATTAAGGAAAAGGGTCTATATCCTTATTTCCGTGCAATAGAATCAGGCCAGGATACAGAAGTGGTGATAGATGGGAAGAAGGTGCTGATGTTTGGCTCTAATTCCTATCTCGGTTTAACTAATCACCCTAAGATTAAAGAAGCCTCTAAAGCTGCAATAGACAAGTATGGTACCGGATGTGCGGGTTCGAGGTTTTTAAACGGGACACTGGATATCCATATTGAACTGGAAAAAAGGCTTGCTGCTTATGTGGGCAAGGAAGCCGCTGTATTGTTCAGTACAGGTTTTCAGGTAAACCTGGGTGTGATCTCCTGTTTACTGGATAGAAATGATTACCTGATTTTGGATGAATATGACCATGCCTCGATCATTGACGGCAGTCGTTTATCCTTTTCGAGGTCTATCAAATATGCCCACAACGATATGGACGACCTGCGCAAGAAACTGAGCCGTTTACCTGAAGACGCAGCCAAGCTGATTGTTGCGGATGGTATTTTCAGCATGGAGGGCGACCTGGTAAACCTGCCGGAAATTGTAAAAATAGCCAATGAATATGGCGCCAATATTATGATGGATGATGCCCATAGCCTGGGTGTGATTGGCTTTAACGGTGCGGGTACGGCTTCACATTTTGGCTTAACGGATGAGGTTGACCTGATTATGGGTACTTTTAGCAAGTCACTGGCTTCGCTGGGTGGTTTTATTGCCGGTACAGAAGAAACCATAGAATTTGTAAAACACCGGGCACGCTCTTTAATGTTTAGTGCCAGTATGCCTCCGGGTGCTGTAGCCAGTGTAATTGCTGCTTTGGACATCATTGAATCGGAGCCGGAGCGTATAGAC comes from the Pedobacter heparinus DSM 2366 genome and includes:
- a CDS encoding alpha-2-macroglobulin family protein, whose translation is MKKNKKYFLIGAVALVLLGIGSVFFFKKERPKDYNQQYSKYIEAYTSGTVSKKSFIRVHLANQVKTMADIGVADSRELFSFSPGIKGKTYWIDAQTLEFRPEESLKPGETYEATFKLEKLMDTEKGLEEFEFDFRVIKPGMNLVQNGLVSQNNTSLDYMKLSGEISTSDQEDTKLIEKALSVEFTPSLKVKWQHNPAKNTSVFTVDSIKKTGAENKLVLKWSGSPIGAESKGEETVLVPANGVFKVLDIRAVQDLEDFALVQFSEPVGVGQDLNGLISLAGQSDLRFTIDGSQVKIYSPTTLEGNFSVAVNEGVENINGKKLQAGKTANIVFENKLPSVVIAGSGTIIPNSGKLVLPFEAVNLKAVDVTVIKIYENNIPQFFQTNNYKDGGELRRVGKPVVQKTIRLDEDKALDLHKKHRFTLDLDKVIRTEPGAMYRITIGFRQAYNVYKCAEAEAGAADGDYERYGEKIDEDDEFWERYNSYYPNNYRWEDRDNPCTPSYYTNERWASRNLMASNIGLIAKRGNDNSMLIIATDLLTAKTLSGVTLELLDYQRQLIHTVKTDGDGMASFDLKRKPFLLVAKNGDERGYLKLDDGNSLPLSRFDVGGDVVQNGLKGFIYGERGVWRPGDSVFLSFVLEDKLKKLPGGYPVTFELYNPQGQLIKRMINGKPLNGFYAFRTATESTAPTGNWLAKVKAGGATFSKTIKIETVMPNRLKISFDIGNRTYLGSGGPSTATLSANWLFGAPGKHLKAKVDVNLNTMQTTFKGFEAYTFDNPTVVFQSQVKTIFEGTLSETGTATVNTNLNENNTAPGMLKANFTTKVFEAGGNFSIDNFSIPYHVYSNYYGIKTPEGDKMSGMLLTGQDHKIDIVNVDRNGKLVQGGKTVDVELYKVQWRWWWEQDNENSFANFTQNSYNKLVKKENITLQDGKGSWKIRIDEPEWGRYLVLVRDVNGGHVTGKSVYIDWPGWAQREQGNNPTEASMLSFTANKTKFNVGEEVVLTIPSGAGGRALISIENGSKVLKTFWTDTKAGQTQFKFKAEKEMAPNVFANVTLLQPHAQTVNDLPIRMYGAIPLLVEDPQTILKPVIRMADKIRPETESSITVSEQNGKAMTYTIAIVDEGLLDLTRFKTPDPHGVFYAREGLGVKTWDLFDYVLGAWGGNLERILSIGGDGSINKNLNPAKANRFVPVVKYMGPFALGKGASQTHKFKLPQYIGAVRAMVVAGQDGAYGKAEKSVQVKKPLMLLATVPRVIGPGESFTLPATVFATEANLKKVTLQLQPQNLQVQGLRTIEMSFKQPGEQMAYFEVKAPEMTGIAKIRLVAQSVTPNGTEKTAYDVELDIRNPNPFVTNVLSAVIEPGRNWGTQYVPIGMAGTNSGSVEVSSIPPINLKKRLSYLMQYPHGCVEQTTSGVFPQLFLSKLSPLTEQQKAGTDRNLKAGIARLRSFQTTEGGLGYWPGASTADEWGSNYAGHFLVEAQNAGYTTPVGMLDELLRYLKTKAANWSPNSTNFYGGDLSQSYRLYVLALAKRPDMAAMNRLRAFQYLSVSAKWRLAAAYKLAGQSDAANNLIKGLAIEVKPYNQLGGTYGSDIRDEAMILETLTLLGRKAEAGRLVQSLAVKMGKDDWYSTQTTAYSLLAIAKFCGANSAANNLQFSYTIDGKKGNVNSNQFLNSTALSFKGGNGVSISNSGSRVLFVRLVLEGQPAAGQNDFLPNNPDMLDMSVSYKLLNGKALDPSVLKQGTDFYAEVVVKNPGKMGYYEQMALTQIFPSGWEIINTRVNDNESILAASPYTYRDIRDDRVFTYFNLRENEAVTYKVLLNASYIGRYYLSAVQCEAMYNNSISATEAGKWVQVIK
- the pbpC gene encoding penicillin-binding protein 1C — translated: MLLKEQKTILFTDVCCLALLLVFLLSLPSKLFRSPSSYVLEASNGELLSAAIARDGQWRFPVADSVPEKFAQCIVAFEDKRFYQHPGIDILAMGRAMRQNFKARTVVSGGSTLTMQVIRLSRRESRTIGQKLIEMVLALRLELGHSKNDILKLYAANAPFGSNVVGLEAASWRYFGRGPEALSWGEMATLAVLPNSPALVHPGKNSARLIKKRNDLLDKLAVLGTIDQATANLSKLEPIPGKPQALPQYAPHLLNRFKSEQASLKNKGTRISSTLDYDLQLKLNALLKRYNNRYRANDINNIAALVLDVKKGTVLSYVGNIYQPENKELESHVDMIRAARSPGSTLKPLLYASMLNDGFILPRTLIPDVPTQIGGYSPQNYDLGYDGAIPADRALSRSLNIPAVKMLQTYKYQRFYDKLKKLGFSTLNRPADHYGLSLILGGSEVTMWDLARTYMGMARTLNHFNDYKGRYNPHDYDEPLYINARRDTRYDGDETQVNSVFDHGSVWNAFNAMEELMRPGEEGLWEQFSSSQRLAWKTGTSFGFRDAWAVGLNPDYVVCVWVGNADGEGRPGLTGIDAAAPVLFDIFKQLPAGKWFRTPKNKLKKMRVCRQSGYKAGEYCGDVLEELVSPAGEKTVLCPYHKLVHLDRTGTYRVTDACEAPAEMQHRAWFILPPAMEYYYKIKNSDYKVLPPFKPGCGDVGSNYVMEMIYPKNNASIYVPLELDGSRGKVVLNATHRDADIKIYWHIDGAYVATTKNYHQLAVSPAPGKHTLTLVDENGERLVQTFTILDKEKN
- a CDS encoding lysoplasmalogenase; protein product: MLKKQPWFHLLFVVVFILQLLSVWNSATALAAFSKPLIVISLLIMLSVSTRLKGRFHKRIFTGLVFALAGDVLLMYAAGNEKFFIWGLAAFLLCHLFYIRAFYLDFKSAPELDKKGARIAIFCCAILAISFYFYLRPQLGIMKLPVMVYILVISMMMMMACFRNQRVNSSSFKLILFGALFFVFSDGILAYNKFVSPISHSGVWIMASYMIAQYLITMGAVERTLLHNQPIPEA
- a CDS encoding RNA recognition motif domain-containing protein, which produces MKIFITGLPLEVGEDELTAVFGDFGQVKSLRIIKDRETGQSRGFGFVEMPVEEEAKEAIKRMNGGDYNGNRIKVAEAQEKPNTGGAAGGGFRRNNRTEKSY
- the spt gene encoding serine palmitoyltransferase, yielding MRKKLYDRIAAFKDANAIKEKGLYPYFRAIESGQDTEVVIDGKKVLMFGSNSYLGLTNHPKIKEASKAAIDKYGTGCAGSRFLNGTLDIHIELEKRLAAYVGKEAAVLFSTGFQVNLGVISCLLDRNDYLILDEYDHASIIDGSRLSFSRSIKYAHNDMDDLRKKLSRLPEDAAKLIVADGIFSMEGDLVNLPEIVKIANEYGANIMMDDAHSLGVIGFNGAGTASHFGLTDEVDLIMGTFSKSLASLGGFIAGTEETIEFVKHRARSLMFSASMPPGAVASVIAALDIIESEPERIDKLWANTNYAKKLLVEAGFDIGHTDSPIIPVYIRDNDKTFMVTNILSNNGIFVNPVVSPAVPSDSSLIRFSLMATHTFEQIEEAVEKLSAAAKEVQVKSFQETI